The following coding sequences lie in one Bacteroidota bacterium genomic window:
- a CDS encoding TIGR01777 family protein — MNKLILAGGTGFLGQAIVDRYFKTGTEIILLTRGTTKVVNKVRYIHWDGKTKGEWTKELDGADVLINLTGKSVDCRYNEKNKAEIISSRVNATKILGETINETAHPPKVWLNAASATIYRNAEDRAMDEFDGEVGEGFSVGVCQVWEKTFNEIQNPQTRKVIMRISMVMGKGGGVLPVMTKLVKARLGGKMGNGKQFISWIHEEDFLDAMEHLIQHETSSGAYNFAAPNPLPNKEFMQLMRKQLNIGIGLPAAEWMLEVGAFFIGTETELILKSRRVVPTKLKNEGFVFKYPTVEQALKNLCDA, encoded by the coding sequence ATCAATAAACTTATTTTAGCTGGGGGAACAGGTTTTCTCGGCCAAGCAATTGTCGACAGATACTTTAAAACTGGAACAGAAATAATTTTACTCACACGGGGCACAACGAAAGTTGTAAACAAGGTGCGTTACATTCACTGGGATGGGAAAACAAAAGGCGAGTGGACAAAAGAACTCGATGGTGCGGATGTGTTGATTAATCTGACCGGGAAAAGTGTCGATTGCAGATATAACGAAAAGAACAAAGCCGAAATAATTTCTTCTCGTGTAAACGCCACAAAAATTTTGGGTGAAACCATCAATGAAACCGCTCACCCACCAAAAGTTTGGTTGAATGCTGCCTCTGCAACGATTTACCGAAATGCGGAAGACAGAGCAATGGATGAGTTTGACGGAGAAGTTGGAGAAGGATTTTCTGTTGGTGTTTGTCAAGTATGGGAAAAAACATTCAACGAAATCCAGAACCCTCAAACACGAAAAGTAATTATGCGGATATCCATGGTAATGGGAAAGGGCGGAGGTGTTCTTCCTGTAATGACAAAATTAGTGAAGGCACGCTTGGGAGGAAAAATGGGAAATGGAAAGCAGTTTATTAGCTGGATACATGAAGAAGATTTTTTGGATGCGATGGAACATTTAATTCAACATGAAACATCTTCAGGAGCATACAATTTTGCAGCTCCTAACCCTTTGCCAAACAAGGAATTTATGCAGTTAATGCGGAAACAATTAAACATAGGTATTGGATTGCCTGCTGCTGAATGGATGCTGGAAGTCGGAGCTTTTTTCATCGGCACAGAAACAGAGTTGATTCTTAAAAGTAGAAGAGTGGTTCCTACAAAATTGAAAAATGAGGGTTTTGTATTTAAATATCCGACAGTGGAACAAGCATTAAAAAATTTATGCGATGCCTAA
- a CDS encoding histidine phosphatase family protein, producing MKSLYFIRHAKSDWSINHLSDIDRPLNERGYNDAQKMSLILKEKKIIPDLIISSPAIRAISTALIFCRSLNYDPQSIHITQKLYDTSVKDYLQVISKLESKHAIVLLFGHNPTITNTANTLTNALAQEMPTCGIVGIQSEAKDWETFSKKNNALIFFDVPKNHP from the coding sequence ATGAAATCACTTTATTTCATCCGTCATGCAAAATCCGATTGGTCCATTAACCACCTCTCTGATATCGACCGCCCTTTAAATGAAAGAGGCTATAACGATGCGCAAAAGATGAGTCTGATTTTAAAAGAGAAAAAAATTATTCCGGATTTAATCATCAGTAGTCCTGCTATCAGAGCCATATCAACAGCATTAATTTTTTGCAGAAGTTTAAATTATGATCCGCAATCGATTCATATCACCCAAAAGCTCTATGATACTTCGGTTAAAGATTACTTACAAGTGATATCCAAATTAGAATCGAAACATGCAATAGTTTTATTGTTTGGGCACAACCCAACCATTACCAATACGGCCAATACATTGACCAATGCACTGGCGCAGGAAATGCCAACGTGTGGAATCGTTGGAATACAATCCGAAGCAAAAGATTGGGAAACATTTTCAAAAAAAAATAATGCATTAATTTTCTTTGATGTTCCCAAAAACCATCCCTAA
- a CDS encoding rod shape-determining protein: protein MKFAAIDIGSNAVRLLFCNVYEDNGKTFYKKAELIRVPIRLGEDSFLNKRISTKKADKLVTAMKAFKHLIDVYDAVDYRACATSAMRDAENGYDVVARVRKEAGIKIEIIDGKTEADIIFSNHIEEHLDKANNYLYIDIGGGSTEITLFSKNKVVVSQSFNIGTIRMLHEQIDKEYWNYFKNWVKEQTAGYKPLIAIGSGGNINKLFKMIGRKPNKAISTLKIKNLYEVLESYTYEERMQVFGLNPDRADVIIPASKILLSVLKKAEIEKVLVPQIGLSDGIVHQLYEKQLEKKTANA from the coding sequence TTGAAGTTTGCTGCTATTGATATAGGCTCCAATGCCGTTCGCTTATTGTTTTGTAATGTATATGAAGACAATGGCAAAACATTTTACAAAAAAGCAGAACTCATTCGTGTACCCATTCGTTTGGGTGAAGACTCCTTCCTAAATAAAAGAATTTCCACTAAAAAGGCCGACAAACTAGTAACAGCGATGAAAGCATTTAAACATCTGATTGATGTGTATGATGCTGTAGATTATCGCGCCTGTGCAACATCTGCGATGCGCGATGCAGAAAATGGTTACGATGTGGTAGCACGTGTTAGAAAAGAAGCAGGTATAAAAATTGAAATCATTGACGGTAAAACCGAAGCAGATATTATTTTTTCCAATCACATCGAAGAGCATTTAGATAAAGCCAACAACTATTTATACATTGATATTGGTGGTGGCAGCACAGAGATTACATTGTTCTCTAAAAATAAAGTGGTGGTTTCTCAATCGTTCAACATTGGAACCATACGAATGTTGCACGAGCAAATCGACAAAGAATACTGGAATTACTTTAAAAATTGGGTGAAAGAACAAACAGCAGGATACAAGCCGCTCATCGCAATTGGTTCTGGTGGTAACATTAATAAGCTTTTTAAAATGATTGGGCGAAAACCCAACAAAGCAATTTCAACCTTAAAAATAAAGAATCTCTACGAAGTACTCGAATCGTATACATACGAAGAGCGGATGCAGGTGTTCGGGTTAAATCCCGATCGGGCAGATGTTATTATTCCCGCATCAAAAATTTTATTGAGCGTGCTGAAAAAAGCGGAAATTGAAAAGGTGCTTGTTCCACAAATCGGCCTTTCTGACGGAATTGTGCATCAACTTTATGAAAAACAGCTGGAGAAAAAAACAGCGAATGCATAG
- a CDS encoding DNA/RNA non-specific endonuclease — protein sequence MPFQVALSDSIKNFSKTFYPKFKKKEQVIKHLGYTLCYDENYEQAKWVAYRLTAGMCNNNEEERTDDFREDKSIKTGSAIPDDYKKSGYDRGHLCPAGDMSWSPIAMSESFFMSNMSPQAPKFNRGIWKTLETQVREWAKNEEEIYIVTAGVLEKGLPTIGEKNKVAIPKYYYKIILDVKGEEKKAIAFVMPNEGSKESIFDFAVTIDSVERLTQINFFPALPDNIENNLESMLNVELWKN from the coding sequence ATGCCTTTTCAGGTAGCTCTTTCAGATAGCATTAAAAATTTTTCAAAAACATTTTACCCGAAATTTAAGAAGAAGGAACAAGTGATAAAACATCTGGGATATACACTCTGTTATGATGAAAATTATGAACAAGCAAAATGGGTCGCGTATCGTTTAACGGCTGGAATGTGCAACAACAATGAGGAAGAGCGGACAGATGATTTTCGTGAAGACAAATCTATAAAAACAGGTTCTGCTATCCCCGATGATTATAAAAAATCCGGTTATGATCGAGGACATCTTTGTCCGGCTGGTGATATGAGCTGGAGCCCAATTGCCATGAGTGAATCTTTTTTTATGAGTAATATGAGTCCGCAAGCCCCCAAATTCAATCGTGGCATATGGAAAACGTTGGAGACACAAGTGCGCGAATGGGCTAAAAATGAAGAAGAAATTTATATCGTTACAGCCGGTGTTCTGGAGAAGGGACTTCCAACCATTGGAGAAAAAAATAAAGTAGCCATCCCGAAATATTACTATAAAATTATTTTGGATGTAAAGGGTGAGGAAAAGAAGGCTATTGCCTTTGTGATGCCCAATGAAGGAAGCAAAGAATCCATTTTTGATTTTGCAGTTACCATTGATTCGGTAGAACGATTAACTCAAATCAACTTTTTTCCTGCATTGCCGGATAATATTGAAAACAATTTAGAGTCGATGTTGAACGTTGAACTATGGAAAAATTAA
- a CDS encoding DUF2071 domain-containing protein: MSVFLTAKWNNLINITYAVDPEILLPHLPKGLNLDIIDGKAFVSFVAFEFNDVCVKGFRIPFHRSFPEINLRFYVNKNGKRGVVFIKEFVPKYFVARIANTIYNEPYSSIKMKNTVENSNNEIRVKHSFCLQEEWFDISVTAENKSIIPPFESMEHFFKEHDIGFGKSKKNRTIEYLVEHPVWEVYPNPKVESNVCFEKIYGKKWAFLDSQKPFNVLLAKGSEVKVFDKK; the protein is encoded by the coding sequence ATGAGCGTTTTTTTAACTGCAAAATGGAACAACCTTATCAACATCACCTACGCTGTTGATCCTGAAATACTCTTGCCACATTTGCCGAAAGGCTTGAATTTAGATATTATTGATGGAAAAGCATTTGTTAGTTTTGTCGCCTTTGAATTTAATGATGTTTGCGTAAAAGGCTTTAGAATCCCTTTTCACAGGAGCTTTCCGGAAATCAACTTACGTTTTTATGTAAATAAAAACGGAAAACGTGGAGTGGTTTTTATAAAAGAGTTTGTTCCGAAATATTTTGTTGCACGGATTGCAAACACGATTTATAATGAGCCCTATTCATCTATTAAAATGAAAAACACAGTTGAAAATAGCAACAATGAGATTCGTGTAAAACACTCTTTTTGTCTGCAGGAAGAATGGTTTGACATAAGTGTAACAGCAGAAAACAAAAGCATAATTCCGCCTTTTGAAAGCATGGAACATTTTTTTAAAGAGCACGATATTGGTTTTGGAAAAAGTAAAAAAAATAGAACAATAGAATATCTGGTGGAACATCCTGTTTGGGAAGTTTATCCAAACCCGAAGGTCGAGTCGAATGTGTGTTTTGAAAAAATATACGGGAAGAAGTGGGCGTTTTTGGATTCTCAAAAACCGTTCAACGTGCTATTGGCAAAAGGGTCGGAAGTAAAAGTCTTCGACAAAAAATAG
- a CDS encoding SIMPL domain-containing protein, which produces MSKKTILILVAISALAFTTKAQDTKTEHSIKVIGTAEMEIVPDEIYMSVTLREYTKDKKKFTIEELEKNLVNFIEKVTVTDKKDIKMDNMSAYVLSMKRKNKDEIISKSYDVKFKNSQQVYMLYSAMDSLGISKAFVSKYSHSKMDEYKKEIKIKAIKAAREKANYLLEAIGEKAGKAIFVEEKTGFVTVDDGTRNGRDYINNYSSMSNSLVQTRYMIGSGDESGSDNTIGDKTIKLNYVINAEFAIQ; this is translated from the coding sequence ATGAGTAAAAAAACAATTCTAATTTTAGTTGCAATTTCGGCATTGGCGTTTACTACAAAAGCGCAAGACACCAAAACGGAACACAGTATCAAAGTGATTGGAACAGCAGAGATGGAAATCGTTCCGGATGAAATATACATGTCGGTTACATTGAGAGAATATACCAAAGACAAAAAGAAATTTACAATAGAGGAACTGGAAAAAAATTTGGTAAACTTTATTGAAAAAGTAACAGTTACGGACAAGAAAGATATCAAAATGGACAACATGAGTGCATATGTGTTGAGCATGAAGCGCAAGAACAAAGATGAAATAATTTCAAAAAGTTATGATGTTAAATTTAAAAATTCGCAACAAGTCTATATGCTTTATTCGGCAATGGATTCATTAGGAATAAGCAAAGCTTTTGTAAGTAAGTATTCACATAGTAAAATGGATGAATACAAAAAGGAAATCAAAATAAAAGCGATAAAGGCAGCAAGAGAGAAAGCAAATTATTTGCTGGAAGCGATTGGTGAAAAAGCTGGAAAGGCGATCTTTGTTGAAGAGAAGACAGGTTTTGTTACTGTGGATGATGGAACGCGCAACGGAAGAGATTATATTAATAATTATTCAAGCATGTCAAATTCGCTTGTACAAACGCGTTATATGATTGGAAGTGGAGATGAGAGTGGATCAGACAATACCATCGGTGATAAAACCATAAAACTGAATTATGTCATAAATGCTGAATTTGCCATTCAGTAA
- a CDS encoding transcriptional regulator, whose amino-acid sequence MKLIESKEKFINAWGTLGTSWGINRTMAQVHALLLVSPDALSAEDIMEELTISRGNTNMNVRTLIDWGLVFKETRSGERKEFFTAEKDIWKVFKQIAKERRKRELEPIFKVLDEVKNVEGDKRDKNIKSFVDAIEDIERFTKKADRTLETMIKADENWLVGSFMKLMK is encoded by the coding sequence ATGAAACTAATAGAAAGTAAAGAGAAATTCATCAATGCCTGGGGGACTTTGGGAACCAGCTGGGGAATTAATCGCACCATGGCGCAGGTGCATGCTTTGTTATTGGTTTCTCCGGATGCGCTCAGTGCTGAAGACATTATGGAAGAATTAACGATCTCCAGAGGAAACACCAATATGAATGTGCGAACATTGATTGATTGGGGGTTGGTATTTAAAGAAACTCGTTCAGGCGAACGCAAGGAGTTTTTTACAGCCGAAAAAGACATCTGGAAAGTATTCAAGCAAATTGCCAAAGAGCGCAGAAAACGCGAATTAGAGCCAATTTTTAAGGTGTTGGATGAGGTGAAGAATGTGGAAGGCGATAAACGTGATAAAAACATTAAATCCTTTGTAGATGCGATTGAAGACATTGAGCGCTTTACCAAAAAGGCAGACCGCACTTTGGAAACAATGATTAAGGCAGATGAAAATTGGCTGGTTGGCTCTTTTATGAAATTGATGAAATAG
- the ppk1 gene encoding polyphosphate kinase 1, translated as MAKKSIVLINRELSWLAFNERVLQEAEDKTVPLIERLKFLGIYSNNRDEFFRVRVATLKRVVKHQKKAEELMGENPVRLLDKIQKAVITQQEKFERTYQVIIRDLKKHNISIINEKQLTPIQGAFVKDYFREKVKSSLFPIMLDNTPAFPYLKDRLGYLIIKLGKNDLSKKSKFAIVEVPTDNISRFLVLPKNNENSFIILLDDVIRFCLEDVFQNFEYDYIEAYNIKLTRDAEIDIDTDLSKSFVEKISKGLKARKKGQPVRLVYDSAISSDMLDFIMKKIKLGKEDNPIPGGRYHNFKDFISFPNVGHPNLSYKKIIPIKHPDLIDQSSIIKIIKKKDVLLTYPYQSFDHIIDLLREASIDPKVQSIKITLYRVAKNSNIVKALINALKNGKEVTAVIELQARFDEEANIYWSDKLQEEGANVIYGVPGLKVHSKMFLITRRESGVLNQYAHIGTGNFNGDTSKVYTDHTLLTANKNITDEVEKVFNFYSDNFKGGTYKHLLVSPFFMRKRLVQLINKEIQNAKANKPASIVLKLNNLVDADMIRKLYDASSEGVKIKLIVRGICSLVAGVKGLSENIEAISIVDKYLEHSRVFIFHNNGEEKYFISSADWMTRNLDHRSEVAVPIYDKNVQKELRSIIDTLWSDNTKARVLGSQQNNEYRKPLGKLKVRAQEEMFNLMKSKRN; from the coding sequence ATGGCGAAGAAAAGTATTGTTTTAATCAATCGAGAATTAAGCTGGCTGGCCTTTAATGAAAGGGTTTTACAAGAAGCCGAAGATAAAACTGTTCCGTTGATTGAACGCCTGAAGTTTTTAGGAATCTATTCAAATAATCGGGATGAGTTTTTTCGGGTTCGGGTGGCAACACTTAAACGTGTTGTAAAGCACCAGAAAAAAGCCGAAGAGTTAATGGGTGAAAACCCTGTTCGTCTTTTAGATAAAATTCAAAAAGCGGTTATTACTCAACAAGAAAAGTTTGAACGCACGTATCAAGTTATTATCCGTGATTTAAAAAAGCACAACATTTCCATCATTAATGAAAAGCAATTGACTCCCATTCAAGGTGCTTTTGTTAAAGACTATTTTAGAGAAAAAGTAAAATCGTCACTTTTTCCAATCATGCTGGACAATACACCAGCATTTCCTTATTTAAAAGACCGTTTAGGTTACTTAATTATTAAACTAGGCAAAAATGATCTTTCCAAAAAAAGCAAATTTGCAATAGTAGAAGTACCAACAGATAACATTTCCCGTTTTTTGGTTTTACCGAAAAACAATGAAAATAGTTTTATTATTTTACTAGATGATGTCATTCGTTTTTGCTTAGAAGATGTATTTCAAAATTTTGAGTACGATTATATTGAAGCCTATAATATCAAGTTAACAAGAGATGCAGAAATTGATATTGATACAGACCTTTCTAAAAGTTTTGTAGAGAAAATTTCTAAGGGACTAAAAGCGCGTAAAAAGGGACAACCCGTTCGATTGGTATACGATAGTGCTATTAGTTCAGACATGTTAGATTTTATTATGAAAAAAATCAAACTTGGAAAAGAAGACAACCCTATTCCGGGAGGAAGATACCACAACTTTAAAGATTTTATCTCTTTCCCAAATGTTGGCCACCCCAATCTGAGCTACAAGAAAATTATTCCAATCAAACACCCTGATTTAATAGACCAGTCCTCTATTATTAAAATTATTAAAAAGAAAGATGTCCTCTTAACCTACCCATATCAGTCATTCGATCATATTATTGACTTGTTAAGAGAAGCCTCAATCGATCCAAAAGTACAAAGTATTAAGATTACGCTTTACCGAGTTGCAAAAAACTCAAACATCGTTAAAGCGCTAATCAACGCTCTAAAAAATGGGAAAGAGGTGACTGCAGTTATTGAATTACAAGCGCGCTTCGATGAAGAAGCAAACATTTACTGGTCTGATAAATTGCAGGAGGAGGGCGCTAATGTAATCTACGGTGTTCCTGGATTAAAAGTACATTCAAAAATGTTTTTAATAACCAGAAGAGAATCGGGTGTACTTAATCAATACGCTCATATTGGAACGGGTAATTTTAACGGTGATACATCCAAAGTATATACCGACCATACACTTCTTACTGCAAACAAAAACATAACGGACGAGGTTGAAAAAGTGTTCAATTTTTACTCGGATAATTTTAAAGGCGGAACCTACAAACATCTTTTGGTTTCACCATTTTTTATGCGTAAGCGTTTAGTGCAACTTATTAACAAAGAAATCCAGAATGCAAAAGCGAACAAGCCAGCGTCTATTGTCTTGAAATTAAACAACTTAGTAGATGCTGACATGATACGAAAACTTTATGATGCCAGCTCTGAGGGTGTAAAAATAAAGTTGATTGTACGAGGGATTTGCTCACTTGTAGCCGGGGTTAAAGGATTGAGTGAAAATATAGAAGCCATTAGTATTGTGGATAAATATTTGGAACATAGCCGAGTGTTCATATTTCATAACAATGGTGAAGAGAAATACTTTATATCTTCGGCAGACTGGATGACACGAAATTTAGATCATCGTTCGGAGGTTGCTGTTCCTATTTATGACAAAAATGTACAAAAAGAGTTGCGCAGCATCATTGATACATTATGGTCAGACAACACAAAGGCTCGAGTATTGGGCAGTCAGCAAAATAATGAATACCGTAAACCCCTAGGCAAGTTAAAGGTTCGTGCACAAGAGGAAATGTTTAATTTAATGAAATCGAAAAGAAACTAA